Proteins found in one Clostridium kluyveri DSM 555 genomic segment:
- a CDS encoding XkdX family protein — protein MSKYFNFWSMVYKNSWVNLDMVKQATSKSIITTDEFKTITGQDYTE, from the coding sequence ATGAGTAAATATTTTAATTTTTGGAGCATGGTTTATAAGAATAGTTGGGTAAATTTAGATATGGTAAAACAGGCAACAAGTAAAAGTATTATAACTACAGATGAATTTAAAACCATAACCGGCCAGGATTATACAGAATAA
- a CDS encoding ATP-dependent nuclease, with protein sequence MRLEAIVIKHYRSIERVALKLPPNKPLVLFGPNNAGKSNILSAINRILGERYPTYIEMLESDYFKRNQNEYPTAHITAKFTKPLYYDNKGNGYDVIAVSYGYNGQANNNLLHDGSGNKIYPTNEQRSACQSYLIDAERNIQSAFNYSSSYSLLSKFSKKIHEALSTEHKDELSQAFNQITASFEQTDEFSGFFNRFSEALKGAVKGFVHSLAVDFSAYDPNNYAKSLRIYAKEGDNIRGFEEFGTGEQQVLLMAFVKAYMEVFTGENFVLIIEEPEAHLHPLAQRWLKEYVVDMCSCGIQVIISTHSAEFIDAEYLDGLVRVHKEGGVTKAIQLSAQQLCDFCIGSGVPENCVSPENIIDFYSTKLFSDQLKGMFAETIILVEGATEYFALPVYLKRSGYSLAEHGTEIVNCRGKEAIPLYWRLFKAYGYNCYAIFDCDRNASKTRDVFNGIFCEEEWDTETENCIVRADYAYFGKDFESYLRTAIDDYTSMEQTISEKYHISSKPGKAKAIAQHIEEIPHFIKDIADKLLIIELLGQN encoded by the coding sequence TTGAGGTTAGAAGCAATTGTAATTAAACATTATCGATCGATAGAAAGAGTGGCTCTTAAACTTCCTCCAAATAAGCCACTTGTCCTATTCGGACCGAATAACGCAGGAAAATCTAATATATTATCAGCTATAAATAGAATACTTGGTGAAAGATATCCAACTTATATTGAGATGTTGGAAAGTGATTACTTTAAACGTAATCAAAATGAATATCCTACCGCACATATTACCGCTAAATTTACTAAGCCTTTATATTATGATAATAAAGGAAATGGATATGACGTTATAGCTGTAAGTTATGGTTATAATGGACAGGCTAATAATAATCTTTTGCACGATGGCAGTGGAAATAAAATATATCCCACAAACGAACAGCGTTCTGCCTGTCAGTCCTATTTGATTGATGCTGAAAGAAATATCCAGAGTGCTTTTAATTATAGTAGTAGCTACTCTCTGTTAAGTAAGTTTTCAAAGAAGATACATGAAGCCTTAAGTACAGAGCATAAAGATGAATTATCACAAGCCTTTAATCAAATTACAGCATCCTTTGAACAGACTGATGAATTCTCTGGTTTTTTTAATCGATTTTCTGAAGCTCTAAAGGGGGCGGTAAAAGGATTTGTTCATTCATTGGCTGTGGATTTTTCAGCCTATGATCCAAACAATTATGCAAAGTCACTTCGGATCTATGCAAAAGAGGGAGATAATATTCGTGGATTTGAAGAATTCGGCACTGGTGAACAGCAAGTCTTATTAATGGCTTTTGTTAAAGCATATATGGAAGTATTCACTGGTGAAAACTTTGTGTTGATTATTGAAGAACCAGAAGCCCATCTCCATCCCTTAGCTCAAAGATGGTTAAAGGAATATGTTGTAGATATGTGTTCATGTGGCATTCAAGTAATCATTTCAACACATTCCGCAGAATTCATAGATGCAGAATACTTAGATGGACTTGTACGAGTACATAAAGAAGGTGGAGTTACTAAAGCAATACAACTATCCGCTCAACAACTTTGCGATTTTTGTATAGGGTCAGGTGTTCCAGAGAATTGTGTGTCACCAGAAAACATAATTGATTTTTACTCAACAAAACTATTTTCAGACCAGTTAAAAGGAATGTTTGCAGAAACAATCATATTAGTGGAGGGAGCTACTGAATATTTTGCTCTGCCAGTATATTTAAAACGTAGTGGGTATTCTTTAGCTGAACATGGAACCGAAATTGTTAATTGTCGTGGTAAGGAGGCAATCCCTTTGTACTGGAGGTTATTTAAAGCATACGGTTACAATTGTTATGCCATATTTGATTGTGACAGGAATGCATCAAAGACTAGGGATGTGTTTAATGGCATCTTTTGCGAAGAAGAATGGGATACAGAAACTGAAAATTGTATTGTTAGAGCCGATTATGCATACTTCGGTAAAGACTTTGAATCCTATTTGCGTACAGCAATAGATGACTATACTTCAATGGAACAAACCATTTCTGAAAAATATCATATTTCTTCAAAACCAGGAAAAGCTAAAGCTATAGCACAACATATAGAGGAAATTCCTCATTTTATTAAGGATATTGCAGATAAACTATTAATTATAGAACTTTTGGGACAAAATTAG
- a CDS encoding glycoside hydrolase family 25 protein — MIKGVDISNLNGSIDINKIKNAGHNFLIAKATEGSTFIDKFYNANIAKAKALGFITGAYHFARFTTIAKAIQEANFFKQIAAGVKPDFVILDFEQQCSGDMTEACLAFLEIVSSIAPALIYCNPSYIKAYLNSSITKYPLWVAHYGVSSPSTVLWPDYAMWQYTEKGQIPGISGYLDLNYMSEAFYNSISTGEPVKPNPLVEQIKALQYNLNIDYNAGLVIDGIAGPATMAALKGIQDIIVKGHKSHVVLWIQQKLEQYEYLKENSYTQMLYDEPTFQAVTELQKNWERPTDGVLKIETWNIFLNN; from the coding sequence ATGATTAAAGGAGTAGATATAAGTAATTTAAATGGTTCTATAGATATAAACAAAATTAAAAATGCTGGCCACAACTTTTTAATAGCCAAGGCCACAGAGGGAAGTACCTTTATAGATAAATTTTATAATGCCAATATTGCTAAAGCTAAAGCCCTGGGATTTATAACCGGGGCTTATCATTTTGCCAGATTTACAACCATAGCAAAGGCTATTCAGGAGGCAAACTTTTTTAAACAGATTGCAGCAGGAGTCAAGCCAGACTTTGTAATATTGGACTTTGAGCAGCAGTGTTCCGGGGACATGACAGAAGCGTGTTTGGCTTTCCTAGAAATAGTATCTTCTATAGCACCTGCACTTATTTATTGTAATCCAAGTTATATAAAGGCATATTTAAACAGCAGTATAACAAAGTATCCTCTATGGGTAGCTCATTATGGAGTAAGCAGTCCAAGTACTGTATTATGGCCTGATTATGCAATGTGGCAGTATACAGAAAAAGGGCAGATACCAGGAATAAGTGGGTACCTGGATTTAAACTATATGTCTGAAGCATTTTATAATAGCATTTCTACAGGTGAACCAGTAAAACCAAACCCACTTGTAGAGCAAATTAAAGCACTCCAATATAACTTGAACATTGATTATAATGCAGGGTTAGTTATAGATGGAATAGCAGGTCCGGCTACTATGGCAGCATTAAAAGGAATTCAGGATATCATTGTAAAAGGCCACAAGTCTCATGTAGTCCTATGGATTCAACAGAAACTAGAACAATATGAATATTTAAAGGAAAATTCCTACACCCAAATGTTGTATGACGAACCAACTTTCCAAGCTGTAACCGAACTCCAGAAGAACTGGGAAAGACCTACGGATGGAGTTTTGAAAATAGAAACCTGGAATATATTTTTGAATAACTAA
- a CDS encoding phage holin family protein: protein MDHQRVFNLSISTFGGIMTFIFGGWDICLYVLAAFMVLDYGTGVFSAYITGKVNSQTGFKGILRKSEIFVVLAVGTLLDRLLNEGTWIFRTVVCYYYIANEGISIFENCGKSGLPLPKKIVEALEQLKNK, encoded by the coding sequence GTGGATCATCAAAGAGTTTTTAACCTATCTATAAGTACCTTTGGGGGAATTATGACGTTTATTTTTGGAGGTTGGGACATTTGCCTATATGTGTTAGCTGCTTTTATGGTTTTAGATTATGGTACCGGAGTATTTAGTGCCTATATAACAGGCAAGGTAAATTCTCAAACAGGCTTTAAAGGTATATTAAGAAAATCTGAAATTTTTGTGGTTCTAGCTGTAGGTACTTTACTTGACAGGCTCTTAAATGAGGGTACATGGATATTTAGAACAGTGGTTTGCTACTATTACATTGCAAACGAAGGAATCTCTATCTTTGAAAATTGCGGGAAGAGTGGACTTCCACTCCCGAAAAAAATAGTAGAAGCTTTAGAACAATTAAAAAATAAATAG